One genomic window of Caldivirga maquilingensis IC-167 includes the following:
- a CDS encoding ABC transporter substrate-binding protein, whose protein sequence is MSNYILKEKGYVTVILLVTVVILTLSALKVAYAQQSYPTYNMYMAAPWYYVLLPPWPAPWWNPFASGNVIFQTGTWMPLADYNDPTGQWWPVLAENWTVFPQNQTLIIYLRHNLYWFNGSAVIPFTAWDVYAWFYISDKAFGEWEPWLMPQNADKDFIIINNYTISIHFDYWSTTGYYWLLMSWIPNTPWPVWESVVNELKTMNVTEAQKFGSVNITKMAIPYWGLSPYYVTKATPNYITVQLEPDYFQGKPLLAEWDKILPFHTWQYYPQITINIAVSGGLTQLVSYALSGQPYFIHTVEAMPYSFQSKLKSAGYYILQLPDLSIEGIALPTYYPFNIPQVRQAFLYIINRTAAAAPWSWPNVPVFINVPAPAPNTVPGFWLTFPADIRSMVVNFTEPNLTKAMQLLESAGLIYKSGQWYLPNGTPLTLTIYASSTAHPAWIEAASIDAEALTGFGIKTTVVTIEGSTYSSELDSCQLPDTGTDWFFAGSNKGGVNELWIYYDDALYTAPGLFPSYCVPGHTTPFAYPIVQSNQITGWYCKPLTTNLPIPNNTIVTCVNSTYGYINLSNWLAAIAAAAPGTSTYYELVKAFYAWFQYWVPGVEQFQSLIAYAFPEKMVDPEWVVTCINYSNPEYTEAAYSLLHDWAMGWGWDGFYPGFNTWLFMGGFAPQGVMPPLAEAIINGSLWTNPYLHQWAVLIGLPNPDPQLQACVASYFHTTYTPVTTTTSTTTTTTTTTTPVTTSTTTSTTTSTVTSTTTAVATVTSTVTSTAVSTVTSTATTTAVSTVTVTKPVVSTALIAGIVIIVIVIAAVAAIITLRRR, encoded by the coding sequence ATGAGTAACTATATACTTAAGGAGAAAGGTTATGTAACAGTAATACTACTGGTAACAGTAGTAATCTTAACTCTGAGCGCCTTAAAAGTAGCCTACGCTCAACAATCCTACCCAACTTATAATATGTATATGGCTGCTCCATGGTACTATGTCCTGCTTCCTCCTTGGCCTGCTCCTTGGTGGAATCCCTTTGCCTCAGGTAATGTGATATTCCAAACTGGTACATGGATGCCTCTTGCCGATTATAATGATCCCACTGGTCAGTGGTGGCCTGTTTTGGCTGAGAATTGGACTGTGTTTCCTCAGAATCAGACCTTGATAATCTACCTTAGGCATAACTTGTATTGGTTTAATGGTTCAGCGGTAATACCCTTCACCGCATGGGATGTTTACGCATGGTTCTACATTAGTGATAAGGCCTTTGGTGAATGGGAGCCTTGGTTAATGCCTCAGAATGCTGATAAGGACTTCATAATCATAAACAACTACACAATATCCATACACTTCGACTACTGGTCAACCACAGGGTATTACTGGTTACTAATGAGCTGGATACCTAATACACCATGGCCAGTTTGGGAGAGCGTAGTAAACGAGTTGAAGACAATGAATGTAACAGAGGCGCAGAAATTTGGGTCAGTTAACATAACAAAGATGGCTATACCATACTGGGGTTTAAGCCCATACTACGTAACCAAGGCTACACCAAACTATATCACTGTTCAGCTTGAGCCTGATTACTTCCAGGGTAAGCCATTGTTGGCTGAGTGGGATAAGATACTACCATTCCACACATGGCAATACTATCCGCAGATAACAATAAACATAGCCGTATCAGGTGGATTAACTCAATTAGTATCATATGCGTTAAGTGGCCAACCATACTTCATACATACCGTTGAGGCTATGCCCTATTCATTCCAGAGTAAGTTGAAGAGTGCAGGCTACTACATACTTCAGCTACCTGACTTATCCATTGAGGGAATAGCATTACCAACATATTACCCGTTTAATATTCCTCAGGTTAGGCAAGCATTCCTATACATCATTAATAGAACTGCTGCAGCTGCACCATGGTCATGGCCTAATGTACCAGTCTTCATTAATGTTCCAGCCCCAGCACCTAATACCGTGCCTGGCTTTTGGTTGACGTTCCCAGCGGATATTAGGAGTATGGTTGTTAACTTCACTGAACCAAACTTAACCAAGGCAATGCAACTCCTAGAGTCAGCTGGCTTAATTTATAAGAGTGGTCAATGGTACCTACCCAATGGAACACCACTAACACTAACAATATACGCTAGCTCCACAGCTCACCCAGCATGGATTGAAGCTGCGTCAATTGATGCTGAGGCTTTAACAGGATTCGGTATAAAGACCACTGTAGTCACCATAGAGGGTAGTACTTATAGTTCTGAGCTTGATAGTTGCCAATTACCAGATACTGGCACTGACTGGTTCTTCGCCGGTTCTAATAAGGGTGGTGTTAATGAATTATGGATATACTATGATGACGCACTTTACACGGCACCAGGCCTTTTCCCATCCTACTGTGTCCCTGGCCACACTACGCCTTTCGCCTACCCGATTGTTCAGAGTAATCAGATTACCGGCTGGTATTGTAAACCATTAACCACCAACCTGCCTATACCGAATAACACCATTGTAACATGCGTAAACTCAACATACGGATACATTAACTTGAGTAATTGGTTAGCTGCAATAGCCGCAGCTGCACCAGGCACATCAACATACTATGAGTTAGTTAAGGCATTCTACGCATGGTTCCAATACTGGGTACCTGGAGTGGAGCAGTTCCAGTCTCTAATAGCTTACGCATTCCCGGAGAAGATGGTTGATCCAGAGTGGGTTGTGACATGTATTAATTATAGTAATCCTGAGTACACTGAGGCAGCATATTCGCTGCTTCATGATTGGGCTATGGGTTGGGGTTGGGATGGATTCTACCCAGGCTTCAACACATGGCTATTCATGGGTGGATTCGCACCTCAAGGCGTGATGCCTCCTTTGGCTGAGGCTATTATTAATGGTAGTCTTTGGACTAATCCGTATCTGCATCAGTGGGCTGTCTTAATAGGCTTACCTAATCCTGATCCTCAGTTGCAGGCTTGTGTTGCATCATACTTCCACACAACATACACACCGGTAACAACCACTACTTCAACCACAACCACTACTACAACAACCACTACACCGGTGACTACTTCAACTACTACTTCAACAACAACTAGTACCGTCACCTCAACAACCACTGCCGTTGCTACTGTTACAAGCACAGTAACCAGTACAGCCGTAAGCACTGTAACATCAACAGCAACCACAACAGCAGTATCAACCGTAACCGTGACTAAACCAGTAGTATCAACAGCATTAATAGCAGGAATAGTAATAATAGTAATCGTAATAGCAGCAGTAGCAGCAATAATAACATTAAGAAGAAGATAA
- the aroA gene encoding 3-phosphoshikimate 1-carboxyvinyltransferase gives MIVRINKSVAFGSVKAPRSKSWAIRLILLSAISDEETTICSIPDSDDTEAALRMIEVLGSKVIRQGNCIRVIPNLRQCGGYVNVGGSGTVMRLGVALASSCRNPVIIDGDETLKRRPIRELLESLRSLGVNVNGDSLPVAINGPVKGNYVEIRGDLTSQYISGLIMLGLVSGITIRVIGDLVSRQYVDLTRRIIEESGCSVGVSNDVITVNECIPRISLSNVPGDYALSGFYTALALATGGLVTVTGLPKPLGYGDDSLVNIFSNAGARSVFSNGDWSVEGGGELRGIVVDLKDSPDLAPVVASIAPFASGETVITGVRHLAFKESNRLETISDSLRAFGVNVNHGDDSLRISGSITHGALIKCPNDHRIAMMSGVVAAGSNGESIIHNAECVNKSNRLFWRDLVKLGVKLTIN, from the coding sequence ATGATTGTTAGGATTAATAAGTCGGTGGCGTTTGGCTCAGTGAAGGCTCCTAGATCAAAGAGCTGGGCTATTAGGCTAATATTATTATCAGCGATTAGTGATGAGGAGACCACAATCTGCAGTATACCGGATTCTGATGATACTGAAGCCGCCTTAAGGATGATTGAGGTCTTAGGATCAAAGGTGATTAGGCAGGGTAACTGCATTAGGGTAATTCCTAATTTAAGGCAATGCGGCGGCTACGTCAATGTCGGTGGCTCCGGAACGGTGATGAGGCTTGGAGTAGCCTTGGCGTCATCATGTAGAAACCCAGTGATTATTGATGGTGATGAAACCCTTAAGAGGAGGCCGATACGGGAATTACTGGAATCATTAAGGAGCCTGGGGGTTAATGTGAATGGTGATTCATTACCAGTGGCCATTAATGGACCAGTTAAGGGTAATTATGTTGAGATTAGGGGTGATTTAACAAGCCAGTATATTTCAGGGTTAATAATGCTTGGCCTGGTATCAGGTATTACTATACGTGTAATTGGTGACTTAGTGTCTAGGCAGTACGTGGATTTGACTAGGAGGATTATTGAGGAATCAGGGTGTAGTGTGGGGGTAAGTAATGATGTAATTACTGTTAATGAATGCATACCGAGGATTAGTTTAAGTAATGTGCCTGGTGATTACGCATTGTCAGGATTCTACACGGCCTTAGCCTTAGCCACGGGTGGATTAGTGACTGTAACTGGGTTACCGAAACCACTTGGTTACGGTGATGATTCACTAGTGAATATATTTAGCAATGCAGGTGCACGCAGCGTCTTCAGTAACGGTGATTGGAGTGTTGAGGGTGGAGGTGAATTAAGGGGTATTGTGGTTGATTTAAAGGATTCCCCTGACCTAGCCCCAGTGGTAGCATCAATCGCACCCTTTGCCTCGGGTGAAACGGTGATAACTGGGGTGAGGCATCTTGCCTTTAAGGAGAGTAATAGATTGGAGACAATATCAGATTCCTTAAGGGCGTTTGGTGTTAATGTTAACCATGGTGATGACTCCTTGAGGATAAGTGGGTCAATAACCCATGGTGCATTAATCAAGTGTCCAAACGACCACAGGATAGCAATGATGAGTGGTGTAGTTGCCGCAGGTTCTAACGGTGAGTCAATTATTCATAATGCTGAGTGTGTTAATAAAAGTAATAGATTATTCTGGAGGGACTTGGTGAAGCTTGGAGTTAAATTAACCATTAATTAA
- a CDS encoding universal stress protein: protein MFSKILVATDGSQYSDKALEVAIGLAKAFNSNLYIIHVVEEDKVAMAASTMPIMVNVIDDMVKIGNEILNKAKAKASEAGVNADIILARGNAADKILENADKLNVDLIVVGSRGLRGLARFLLGSVSEKVARHSSKPVLIVK, encoded by the coding sequence ATGTTTAGTAAAATATTGGTCGCCACGGATGGCTCCCAGTACTCGGATAAGGCCCTTGAGGTGGCTATAGGGTTGGCTAAGGCGTTTAACTCAAACCTATACATAATTCACGTGGTTGAGGAGGATAAGGTGGCTATGGCTGCATCAACAATGCCGATTATGGTTAATGTGATTGATGACATGGTTAAAATCGGTAATGAAATATTAAATAAGGCGAAGGCTAAGGCATCTGAAGCAGGTGTTAATGCTGACATCATATTAGCTAGGGGTAATGCCGCCGATAAGATACTTGAAAACGCGGATAAATTGAACGTGGACTTAATAGTAGTCGGCTCAAGAGGATTAAGGGGATTAGCAAGGTTCCTATTGGGTTCAGTATCAGAGAAGGTTGCAAGGCATTCAAGTAAACCCGTATTAATAGTTAAGTGA
- a CDS encoding RNA-binding domain-containing protein, which translates to MCLIDRIDVETHAHATEDYDKVITALTNLLGLTVIKLIETNSLRGHYNNPIKVFKLTLRLRNCSNDNLVKSIAAKLSDDDKRILRISLDSRINGNKLYLRFDKQRLYLNTVALSDSDDVVKVIIHVNPIKLRDSNMFNILRELGLLID; encoded by the coding sequence ATGTGCCTAATAGACAGGATAGATGTGGAGACCCATGCGCATGCCACGGAGGATTACGATAAGGTTATTACTGCTTTAACTAACTTACTTGGGTTAACAGTGATTAAGCTTATTGAGACTAATTCACTTAGAGGTCATTATAATAATCCAATTAAGGTTTTCAAACTTACCTTAAGGTTAAGGAACTGTAGTAATGATAACTTGGTTAAGAGTATTGCAGCAAAGTTATCTGATGATGATAAGAGGATTCTCAGGATTTCACTGGATTCAAGGATTAACGGTAATAAGCTTTACCTACGCTTCGATAAGCAGAGGCTTTATTTAAATACTGTGGCATTAAGTGATAGTGATGATGTTGTTAAGGTTATTATACATGTTAACCCAATTAAATTAAGGGATAGTAATATGTTTAATATATTAAGGGAATTGGGCTTATTAATCGATTAA
- a CDS encoding B12-binding domain-containing radical SAM protein, translating to MKSGSSNYGYPIVLTSEIATASDTYGSSVVGFASAIPDDYFRKRIAHWFFNVSSDREGRVKRAPYGLAKVEASLLNYGFNRDDVIIASPYKLHKVIGPRTRIVGIYTMDALGLSYGSGILYWILKLADLPYRGMPYIARSFLEVIEHPAIKAHRDHIKLLVGGPAAWQLVDTGAWQKLGIDIVYEGSFENYGPMLFERILKGEDIRGRVVNSRPSSIEDVPTIVTPSIGGLVEVTRGCGRGCEFCTPTLNGMISSFPFEGHIDKEIIINIEKGGHKSITLHSEEFFRYGAKSIDPNPDKVKDLVVKAYKLIKRYGDEYRLHTDFTTAAVVVQAPDLVKFVGEYMNEGGEWSFIEMGIETGSPRLLNMLMVGKAKPFTPRQYPDIVEQAVGILNDNRWVVVGTMILNLPGERDEDVAASIELLDRLKKYRILTFPLPFIPMGALRRRDFTILDKMIDDPLRREFILKALIKSMEEAIRSVELIVGSMENIIAKFIVRRISLFAFNMVLSRYKAKLGQIGEYSEEFIRKLASAAWDLSKRPMSININEDS from the coding sequence ATGAAATCTGGGTCAAGCAATTATGGTTACCCAATAGTTCTAACGAGTGAGATAGCTACTGCAAGTGATACATATGGTTCATCAGTAGTGGGTTTTGCCAGCGCAATACCTGATGACTACTTTAGGAAGAGGATAGCGCACTGGTTCTTTAATGTAAGCAGTGATAGGGAGGGTAGGGTTAAGAGGGCACCGTATGGTTTAGCTAAGGTTGAGGCATCATTACTGAACTACGGCTTTAACCGTGATGACGTAATAATAGCTAGCCCATATAAGCTTCATAAGGTTATTGGCCCAAGGACGAGGATAGTCGGCATCTACACCATGGATGCCCTAGGCCTTAGCTACGGTTCAGGCATATTGTACTGGATCCTTAAGCTGGCTGACTTACCATACAGAGGTATGCCGTATATAGCTAGGTCGTTCCTTGAGGTTATTGAGCATCCTGCCATAAAGGCGCATAGGGATCATATTAAGCTTCTGGTTGGTGGACCAGCGGCTTGGCAACTGGTGGATACTGGGGCTTGGCAGAAGTTGGGTATTGATATAGTGTATGAGGGTAGCTTCGAGAACTATGGCCCAATGCTATTTGAGAGGATACTTAAGGGTGAGGATATTAGGGGTAGGGTAGTTAACAGTAGGCCATCAAGCATTGAGGATGTACCAACCATAGTCACACCATCAATAGGTGGCTTAGTTGAGGTCACTAGGGGTTGCGGTAGGGGTTGTGAATTCTGTACCCCTACTTTAAATGGAATGATTTCATCATTCCCATTTGAAGGCCACATTGATAAGGAGATTATTATTAACATTGAGAAGGGGGGTCATAAGAGTATTACACTTCATAGTGAGGAATTCTTTAGATATGGGGCTAAGTCCATTGACCCTAATCCAGATAAGGTTAAGGATCTAGTGGTTAAGGCGTATAAGTTGATTAAACGCTATGGGGATGAATACAGGTTGCACACCGACTTCACAACAGCTGCAGTGGTTGTTCAGGCACCTGACTTGGTTAAGTTCGTGGGGGAGTACATGAATGAGGGTGGTGAATGGAGTTTTATTGAAATGGGTATTGAGACTGGGTCACCGAGGTTACTTAACATGCTTATGGTTGGTAAGGCTAAACCATTCACGCCAAGGCAGTACCCTGACATTGTGGAGCAGGCAGTTGGTATACTTAATGACAATAGGTGGGTTGTGGTGGGTACTATGATACTTAATTTACCGGGGGAGAGGGATGAGGATGTTGCAGCCAGTATTGAGCTCCTTGATAGGCTGAAGAAGTACAGGATACTTACATTCCCGCTACCATTCATACCAATGGGTGCCCTCAGAAGAAGAGACTTCACCATACTGGATAAGATGATTGATGATCCACTTAGAAGGGAATTCATACTTAAGGCATTAATTAAATCAATGGAGGAGGCCATAAGGTCCGTGGAGTTAATAGTGGGTAGTATGGAGAACATAATAGCTAAGTTCATTGTGAGGCGCATAAGCTTATTCGCCTTCAACATGGTGTTAAGTAGGTATAAGGCTAAGCTCGGGCAAATAGGTGAGTACAGTGAGGAATTCATTCGTAAATTAGCCTCGGCTGCATGGGACTTAAGTAAACGCCCAATGTCAATTAACATTAATGAGGATTCTTAA
- a CDS encoding DNA-directed RNA polymerase subunit H has translation MPRKSTTERKRKTKAEEVLEKVLNHELMPKAEVVPKDNVKALLRRLNAAPWQLPWIRSTDPLVRSLGAKPGDIIRIIRKSPTAGEIEVYRFVVPG, from the coding sequence ATGCCTAGGAAGAGTACAACAGAGAGGAAGCGTAAGACTAAGGCTGAGGAGGTTTTAGAGAAGGTACTTAATCATGAATTAATGCCTAAGGCCGAGGTGGTGCCTAAGGATAATGTAAAGGCGCTACTTAGGAGACTTAATGCAGCGCCATGGCAACTACCCTGGATTAGGAGTACTGATCCATTGGTTAGAAGCCTGGGTGCCAAGCCAGGGGATATAATTAGGATAATTAGGAAATCCCCCACCGCCGGTGAAATTGAGGTTTACAGGTTCGTTGTCCCGGGTTAA
- the hsp20 gene encoding archaeal heat shock protein Hsp20 — MSWFEDFDEWFRKWRKFVEEFEREVEKEIEDTLRPLSEKQGSKKGKSNVYYYGFEITMGPDGKPKIKEFGNVRPWGRPLVSEESEPLTDVYEEEDTVKVIMDMPGVDKDDINISIEPDGRTLIVEAKGSDRSYRKELQLPTEVDASKAKATYKNGVLTIELPKKNKGSRGTKIKVE; from the coding sequence ATGTCTTGGTTTGAGGACTTTGATGAATGGTTTAGAAAATGGAGGAAGTTTGTTGAGGAATTTGAAAGGGAGGTTGAGAAGGAGATTGAGGATACTTTAAGACCCCTAAGTGAGAAGCAGGGTTCAAAGAAGGGGAAGAGTAACGTCTACTACTACGGCTTCGAAATCACAATGGGTCCTGATGGTAAGCCTAAGATTAAGGAGTTCGGTAATGTTAGGCCATGGGGCAGGCCACTGGTTAGTGAGGAATCTGAACCATTAACTGATGTTTATGAGGAGGAGGATACAGTTAAGGTAATAATGGATATGCCGGGTGTTGATAAGGATGACATAAATATCAGCATTGAACCAGATGGGAGGACGCTCATCGTTGAGGCTAAGGGGAGTGATAGGAGTTATAGGAAGGAGCTTCAATTACCCACTGAGGTTGATGCAAGTAAGGCTAAGGCAACATACAAGAATGGGGTCTTAACAATAGAATTACCGAAGAAGAATAAGGGTAGTAGGGGTACTAAGATTAAGGTTGAGTAG
- a CDS encoding shikimate kinase has translation MEYTTYGGVSIINAIPSLRGGTMAIDLPVRVNVSRGGCSMDEFTSFIVKYASAKLGVREEYCIRVNSNVPMASGLKSNSAVAVGVTYALAEVSKVGLSKINVIRIAAEATKAHGSSITGAFDDASASLLGGVVLTDNRLMKVIKHINPPNDVVVVVTGFKEGKKAINVDALKSLSSIYHDLVHWVLEGRLWEAATINGIMVAKVLGYIKQLSAIGEALGKGALAAGVSGNGPSIYAVFKTGEEGPYVDYVNEHWGYLILTKPIPALIN, from the coding sequence GTGGAGTACACGACCTACGGGGGTGTCTCAATAATTAATGCAATACCGTCATTGAGAGGAGGCACTATGGCTATTGACCTACCTGTTAGGGTTAATGTAAGTAGGGGTGGGTGCTCGATGGATGAATTCACATCATTCATAGTTAAGTACGCCTCAGCGAAATTAGGTGTTAGGGAGGAGTACTGTATTAGGGTTAATAGTAATGTACCAATGGCTAGTGGTTTAAAGAGTAATAGTGCGGTGGCGGTTGGGGTAACCTACGCGTTAGCAGAGGTAAGTAAGGTTGGGTTAAGTAAAATTAATGTAATTAGAATTGCCGCTGAGGCAACTAAGGCTCATGGTTCATCAATAACAGGGGCATTTGATGATGCATCAGCATCACTGCTAGGGGGAGTAGTGTTGACTGATAATAGGCTTATGAAGGTGATTAAGCATATTAACCCACCTAATGATGTAGTGGTAGTTGTGACTGGGTTTAAGGAGGGTAAGAAGGCCATTAATGTTGATGCCTTAAAGAGTTTAAGCAGTATTTACCATGATTTAGTGCATTGGGTGTTGGAGGGTAGGTTATGGGAGGCTGCGACAATTAATGGTATTATGGTGGCTAAGGTACTTGGCTACATTAAGCAATTAAGCGCAATCGGTGAAGCCTTAGGTAAGGGGGCCTTGGCTGCTGGTGTGAGTGGTAATGGTCCATCAATCTACGCGGTTTTTAAAACCGGTGAGGAGGGGCCTTACGTTGATTACGTTAATGAGCATTGGGGTTACTTAATACTCACTAAGCCTATTCCAGCGTTAATTAATTAA
- a CDS encoding pelota family protein, whose product MKINEGKNYVELTVERVEDLFILYLILKPGDLVYSWTVREVRGRSGERFGREKVYLGVRVRDLEFHEPRGVLRIRGIIEDYPEWLEGAGGSYHSLEVGIGSTLKIMRSINRDYLEQLINTLSSGIKVLIVSVSIEETTVALATRLGVSIIATISNNYIQGKESGGSLINQRYIDDVSKVVRQLTEVHKPNALIIATQGMLMSSIPDIEVKGVPVERVIVSEGGLSGIYEVERRGYLDKVGLKLGYDTVNRIMEELSKGSGLVALGDEIYEALSMGAVDSLVMLDKLLIEKAEESRRIIDDCIRTRAKLIIVPDGSEAGKLLNGLGGLAALLRFRIK is encoded by the coding sequence ATGAAGATTAATGAGGGTAAGAATTACGTTGAGTTAACGGTGGAGAGGGTTGAGGACCTATTCATACTTTACCTCATACTTAAGCCAGGTGACCTAGTTTACTCCTGGACTGTTAGGGAGGTTAGGGGTAGGAGTGGGGAGAGGTTTGGTAGGGAGAAGGTTTACCTAGGTGTTAGGGTTAGGGATCTTGAATTCCATGAGCCCAGGGGTGTTTTGAGAATTAGGGGGATTATTGAGGATTACCCTGAGTGGCTTGAGGGGGCTGGTGGAAGTTACCATAGTCTTGAGGTGGGGATTGGTTCAACGTTAAAGATCATGAGGAGCATCAATAGGGATTACCTTGAGCAGTTAATCAACACTCTCAGCTCCGGTATCAAGGTCCTCATTGTATCAGTATCCATTGAGGAGACAACGGTGGCGTTGGCCACTAGGCTTGGTGTAAGTATTATAGCAACAATCAGTAATAATTATATTCAAGGTAAGGAGAGCGGTGGGTCGTTAATTAACCAGAGGTACATTGATGATGTCTCTAAGGTTGTTAGGCAGTTGACTGAAGTACATAAACCCAATGCCCTAATAATAGCCACCCAGGGAATGCTAATGAGCAGTATCCCTGATATTGAGGTTAAGGGAGTACCCGTTGAGAGAGTCATAGTATCTGAGGGTGGTTTAAGCGGCATCTACGAGGTTGAGAGGAGGGGTTACTTGGATAAGGTTGGCCTTAAGTTAGGTTATGATACTGTTAATAGGATTATGGAGGAGTTAAGCAAGGGCAGTGGCTTAGTGGCCCTGGGTGATGAGATTTATGAGGCTTTAAGTATGGGTGCCGTTGACTCATTAGTCATGCTTGATAAACTCCTAATAGAGAAGGCTGAGGAATCCAGACGCATCATAGATGATTGCATTAGGACTAGGGCTAAATTAATAATAGTACCTGATGGTAGTGAGGCAGGTAAGCTGCTTAATGGGTTAGGGGGGTTGGCTGCATTACTTAGGTTCAGGATTAAGTAG
- the porB gene encoding pyruvate synthase subunit PorB, whose protein sequence is MAKQVKVGIRTIWDVPKEEYFGPGQLTCAGCGPSLAVRLMLKAAGPNTIIANATGCIEVTSTQYPYTAWAVPYIHVAFENAAAVASGIEAAIKALNRKGIANTKAKVIALAGDGGTYDIGIQALSGMLERGHGVLYVLYDNEAYMNTGIQRSGGTPRFAWTTTSPVGSKIRGKVQSKKDIMSIVIAHRVPYAATASIAYPIDFMSKVKKALDALDEGPAFLHVFAPCPPGWRIDESKTVEIARLAVDTGVFPLYEWDHGKFRLNPPSNAHIDKSKRKPLINYIKPQGRFAHLKEDEIKAMEAEIDSYWDYLTRLLKAFG, encoded by the coding sequence ATGGCTAAGCAAGTTAAGGTTGGTATAAGAACCATATGGGATGTACCTAAGGAGGAGTATTTTGGGCCGGGCCAATTAACATGCGCCGGCTGCGGCCCATCGCTGGCAGTTAGGCTTATGCTTAAGGCAGCTGGACCAAACACAATAATAGCCAACGCCACTGGTTGCATTGAAGTAACCTCGACTCAATACCCATACACAGCCTGGGCTGTACCGTATATTCACGTGGCCTTTGAGAATGCTGCCGCTGTTGCATCAGGGATTGAGGCGGCTATTAAGGCGCTTAATAGGAAGGGTATAGCTAACACTAAGGCTAAGGTAATTGCCCTAGCTGGTGATGGTGGGACCTACGATATTGGTATTCAAGCATTAAGTGGAATGTTGGAGAGGGGGCATGGTGTATTATACGTGCTTTACGATAATGAGGCATACATGAACACCGGTATACAGCGTTCAGGCGGTACACCACGCTTCGCGTGGACTACTACGTCACCGGTGGGCAGTAAGATTAGGGGTAAGGTTCAGAGTAAGAAGGACATAATGAGTATTGTAATAGCTCACCGTGTACCCTATGCCGCCACAGCAAGTATAGCGTATCCAATTGACTTCATGAGTAAGGTTAAGAAGGCTCTTGACGCATTAGATGAAGGGCCAGCGTTCCTGCACGTATTTGCCCCATGCCCACCAGGTTGGAGGATTGATGAGAGTAAGACTGTTGAGATAGCTAGGCTAGCCGTGGATACTGGGGTGTTCCCACTTTACGAGTGGGATCACGGTAAGTTTAGGCTTAATCCACCCAGTAATGCGCATATTGATAAGTCGAAGAGGAAGCCTCTCATAAATTACATTAAGCCGCAGGGTAGGTTCGCCCATTTGAAGGAGGATGAGATTAAGGCCATGGAGGCTGAAATAGATAGTTACTGGGATTACTTAACAAGGCTGCTTAAGGCCTTTGGTTAA